From a region of the Candidatus Brocadia sp. genome:
- a CDS encoding major royal jelly family protein, whose product MKNIFLFIATASTLFLAFSVTAQNPNKKAEAELFASSEHSVGNIAFTPEGNLVYSYHPFFSPRYRVVKYDVKTKKIEPFPNEEWNTPSETHDYFLSSVLGIRNDSNGIVWMLDMGHRNNVTPKIVGWNTWTNRLEKIYYIPAPATLPTSQHNDMVVDEDHGVFIIADEGIANGGDGSQAGIVTVDMKSGKVRRLLTGHRTTIPESQPTVVAEKTLFSGKAPLLVGADGITADKNNEWLYYAPLNGTKIYRVKIENLINEKLSEGELDKRIEIYSSKPNNGGLSIDKSNNLYLTAVESNSISVVLAEDKSVQTLVQNENMLWPDGVSYNSADGYMYVSASQIHLGDIFNNGVDKTTQPFYIFRFKPISKGITGR is encoded by the coding sequence ATGAAAAATATATTCCTTTTTATCGCAACAGCCAGCACATTGTTTCTCGCGTTTTCCGTAACGGCACAAAATCCGAACAAAAAAGCCGAGGCGGAACTTTTCGCCTCAAGCGAACACTCTGTTGGCAATATCGCTTTTACCCCTGAAGGGAACTTGGTGTATAGTTATCATCCTTTCTTTTCACCCAGATACCGGGTGGTAAAATATGATGTAAAAACCAAGAAGATAGAACCATTTCCAAACGAGGAGTGGAATACACCAAGCGAAACGCACGATTACTTTTTGTCTTCCGTTTTGGGCATCCGAAATGATTCTAATGGAATCGTTTGGATGTTGGACATGGGACATCGTAATAACGTGACACCTAAAATTGTCGGGTGGAACACATGGACTAATAGACTTGAGAAAATATACTATATCCCGGCACCAGCGACGCTTCCGACTTCGCAACATAATGATATGGTAGTTGACGAGGATCATGGGGTTTTCATTATCGCCGATGAAGGGATAGCAAACGGAGGGGATGGCAGTCAGGCTGGAATCGTGACGGTGGATATGAAGTCAGGAAAAGTTCGCAGGCTATTGACGGGCCATCGCACCACGATCCCCGAATCACAGCCAACGGTTGTGGCAGAGAAAACACTGTTTTCAGGAAAAGCTCCATTGTTGGTGGGGGCTGATGGAATTACCGCGGACAAAAATAACGAATGGCTATATTACGCACCATTGAACGGAACGAAAATCTATCGAGTAAAAATCGAAAATTTGATAAATGAAAAGCTGTCAGAAGGAGAATTGGACAAGCGAATTGAAATATATTCGTCCAAACCAAATAATGGAGGGTTAAGTATTGATAAAAGCAACAACTTATATCTCACTGCCGTTGAATCTAATAGCATATCGGTTGTATTGGCGGAAGATAAATCTGTGCAAACTCTCGTGCAGAATGAGAATATGTTGTGGCCTGACGGAGTCAGCTATAATTCAGCAGATGGATACATGTATGTTTCTGCCTCTCAGATTCATCTTGGCGACATTTTTAACAATGGAGTTGATAAAACCACGCAGCCATTTTATATATTTAGATTCAAGCCGATATCAAAAGGAATTACGGGAAGATAG
- the argS gene encoding arginine--tRNA ligase: MDYFIKNIVSLLQEKIGLPEDEIKRLIEIPPDFRMGDYAFPCYSLSKTLKKSPNAIAGELAQTLPVVKPIEAIRAVGPYINFFLDKSTQAETVLKTISKERDGYGRRDAGKGKTVVVDFSSPNIAKHLAVHHLRSALIGNAICNVYKTLGYTCVGINHLGDWGTQFGQLIVAYKTWGSENAHHTYTVTDLNNLYVRFHQEAETNPGLENEARAWFRKLETGDPEANKLWQHFKDISLKEFQKIYDMLGIHFDAFVGESFYNIMVEDTVTRIKEKGLSKVSEQALIVDLEPYQMPPCLLRKKDDTTLYATRDIAAAEYRKKTYDFDRMIYVVGSEQKLHFHQVFKVLELMGYDWANRCVHVDFGLMKFKDGKMSTRKGKVVLLEDLLIEAVERVRKIIEEKNPSLEKKETVARDVGIGAIIFADLCTKRNKDVAFDWDEVLNFEGETGPYVQYTHARLCSILRKYGKPVTIDINFALLKEDEAAILTKNLGQFPSVIMKAAEFYEPSLICNYLIDVCGNLNRFYNAHRVLSDDVELTKARILLVDATRQVIKNSLHILGMQAPERM; encoded by the coding sequence ATGGACTATTTTATAAAAAATATCGTCTCTTTGTTGCAAGAGAAAATCGGCCTCCCCGAAGATGAAATCAAAAGACTGATTGAAATACCGCCTGACTTCAGGATGGGAGACTATGCCTTTCCCTGCTACAGCCTTTCAAAAACCCTGAAAAAATCCCCAAACGCCATTGCCGGTGAACTTGCACAGACCCTGCCGGTGGTCAAACCGATAGAAGCCATCCGGGCCGTTGGGCCTTATATAAACTTCTTCCTGGACAAGTCAACGCAGGCCGAGACCGTGTTGAAGACTATTTCTAAAGAACGAGACGGATATGGCCGTAGGGATGCCGGCAAAGGAAAGACGGTTGTTGTCGACTTCTCTTCCCCAAACATAGCAAAACACCTTGCCGTCCACCATCTCCGTTCAGCGCTGATCGGAAATGCCATTTGCAATGTCTATAAAACCCTTGGTTATACCTGCGTTGGGATCAATCACCTGGGAGATTGGGGGACGCAGTTCGGTCAATTGATCGTTGCGTATAAAACATGGGGGAGTGAAAACGCCCATCACACGTATACGGTTACCGACCTGAATAATCTTTATGTAAGATTCCACCAGGAAGCGGAAACGAATCCCGGTCTGGAAAACGAGGCACGGGCGTGGTTCAGGAAGCTTGAAACCGGAGACCCTGAAGCAAATAAGCTCTGGCAGCACTTCAAGGACATCAGCTTGAAGGAATTTCAGAAGATCTACGATATGCTGGGGATACACTTCGATGCCTTCGTTGGTGAGAGTTTTTACAACATCATGGTTGAAGATACCGTAACGAGGATCAAAGAAAAGGGGCTGTCCAAGGTTAGCGAACAAGCACTGATTGTGGATTTAGAGCCTTATCAGATGCCTCCATGCCTCCTGCGCAAAAAAGACGACACCACCCTTTACGCCACCCGCGACATTGCTGCCGCAGAATACCGGAAGAAGACCTACGACTTTGACAGAATGATTTATGTGGTTGGTTCTGAACAAAAGCTGCATTTTCATCAGGTGTTCAAGGTCTTGGAGTTAATGGGTTATGACTGGGCAAACCGTTGTGTGCACGTGGATTTTGGTCTCATGAAGTTTAAAGACGGCAAGATGTCTACCCGTAAAGGAAAGGTCGTTCTGCTGGAAGACCTGTTAATCGAGGCCGTTGAACGTGTCAGAAAGATTATCGAGGAAAAGAATCCTTCGTTGGAAAAGAAAGAGACCGTGGCCAGGGATGTAGGCATTGGGGCTATCATCTTTGCCGATCTGTGCACGAAACGCAACAAGGACGTGGCCTTTGACTGGGACGAAGTGCTCAATTTTGAGGGTGAAACGGGTCCGTATGTCCAGTACACCCATGCCCGCCTGTGCAGCATATTGAGGAAATACGGGAAGCCTGTCACAATTGATATAAATTTCGCATTATTGAAAGAAGACGAGGCTGCCATTTTGACCAAGAATTTAGGACAATTTCCTTCTGTTATCATGAAGGCGGCAGAGTTTTACGAACCCTCCTTGATCTGTAATTATCTTATTGATGTTTGTGGAAATCTGAACAGGTTTTATAATGCCCATCGTGTCTTGTCGGATGATGTGGAACTGACCAAGGCTAGAATATTACTGGTAGATGCCACCCGTCAAGTTATAAAGAACAGTCTTCATATCCTTGGAATGCAAGCACCAGAACGGATGTAA
- the trpS gene encoding tryptophan--tRNA ligase, with translation MKKRLFSGIQPSGDVHIGNYLGALKNWVRMIDQYDCIFCIVDYHAITIEYNPADMQRRILNAAAVNIAAGLDPERCIIFVQSYVPEHTELAWILNTVTPMGHLERMTQFKDKSKQHRENINAGLFTYPVLQAADILLYHGEAVPVGEDQVQHIELAREIARKFNMRYGETFPDPVEVLSDAPRIMGLDGKTKMSKSLGNYISLVETPESIWKKLSTAVTDENRKRRTDPGNPDICNLFTLHKYFSRKEQIDRINTVCRTAEIGCIECKKILSDNIVEALAPIRMRYEQLISDPDYLADILHAGAKKCRDIAVNTMTDVKKKMGLR, from the coding sequence ATGAAAAAGCGGTTATTCAGCGGGATTCAGCCCAGCGGGGACGTGCACATCGGCAATTATCTGGGGGCACTGAAAAACTGGGTACGGATGATTGACCAGTACGACTGCATCTTCTGCATTGTGGATTATCATGCCATTACGATTGAATACAACCCGGCTGACATGCAGAGGCGTATTCTCAATGCCGCAGCGGTTAATATTGCCGCCGGCCTGGATCCGGAGCGATGCATTATCTTCGTCCAGTCCTACGTGCCAGAGCATACCGAACTCGCATGGATACTCAACACGGTAACTCCCATGGGTCATCTGGAACGCATGACCCAGTTCAAGGACAAGTCGAAGCAGCACCGGGAAAATATCAATGCTGGGTTATTTACCTATCCTGTTTTACAGGCAGCAGACATCCTGCTGTATCATGGTGAAGCCGTGCCCGTAGGCGAGGATCAGGTACAACACATAGAACTGGCGAGGGAGATCGCCAGAAAATTTAATATGCGGTATGGCGAGACATTTCCGGACCCGGTTGAAGTGCTCTCTGATGCCCCGCGTATCATGGGACTCGATGGCAAGACGAAAATGAGCAAGAGTTTGGGAAATTACATCTCGCTCGTAGAAACGCCTGAGTCGATCTGGAAGAAGCTTTCCACGGCCGTAACCGATGAAAACCGGAAGAGGCGCACCGACCCTGGCAATCCTGACATCTGTAATCTCTTTACCTTACATAAGTATTTTTCCAGAAAGGAACAGATCGATCGTATCAACACGGTATGCCGGACGGCGGAGATCGGCTGTATCGAATGCAAAAAGATCTTGTCAGATAACATCGTCGAGGCGCTGGCCCCTATTCGCATGAGATACGAACAATTGATCAGCGATCCGGACTATCTTGCAGACATCCTGCACGCCGGGGCAAAGAAATGCAGGGACATAGCCGTGAATACCATGACGGATGTAAAAAAGAAGATGGGGCTGAGATGA